From the Cryptomeria japonica chromosome 2, Sugi_1.0, whole genome shotgun sequence genome, one window contains:
- the LOC131030757 gene encoding bifunctional pinoresinol-lariciresinol reductase 3 translates to MDMKSRVLIVGGTGYIGKRVVKAIIALGHPTYVLFRPQVVSDIDKVQMLLSFKQLGAKLVEASLDDHERLVDVVKQVDVVISAVSGGVVRHQILEQLKLVEAIKEAGNIKRFLPSEFGMDPDVVEHALEPGNITFIDKKKVRRAIEAANIPYTYVSANMFAGFFAGSLAQLQDDVRMMPARDKVLIYGDGNVKGVYVDEDDVGIYIVKSIDDPRTLNKTMYIRPPKNILSQKEVVEIWERLSRLNLEKIYISEDELLNMEDKSYVEKMKRCHLYHFFIRGDLYNFEIGPNATEATKLYPEIKYTTMDSYMKRYV, encoded by the exons ATGGATATGAAGAGCAGAGTTCTAATAGTGGGGGGCACTGGTTATATAGGCAAAAGAGTTGTGAAGGCCATTATAGCTCTTGGCCACCCTACTTATGTTTTGTTCAGACCACAAGTGGTTTCTGACATTGACAAAGTGCAGATGTTGTTATCTTTCAAACAGCTTGGGGCCAAACTTGTTGAG GCTTCATTGGATGACCATGAAAGGCTTGTGGATGTTGTGAAACAAGTTGATGTAGTGATCAGTGCTGTTTCAGGAGGTGTGGTGCGCCACCAAATTCTTGAACAGCTCAAACTAGTGGAGGCCATTAAAGAAGCTGGCAATATTAAG agattTCTTCCTTCGGAATTTGGGATGGACCCAGATGTTGTGGAGCATGCATTGGAACCCGGTAACATAACATTCATTGATAAGAAAAAGGTTCGACGTGCTATTGAAGCTGCAAACATTCCCTACACATATGTGTCTGCAAATATGTTTGCTGGGTTCTTTGCTGGAAGCTTAGCACAACTACAAGATGATGTCCGCATGATGCCTGCTCGAGATAAAGTCCTCATATATGGAGACGGAAATGTTAAAG GTGTTTATGTGGATGAGGATGATGTTGGAATATACATAGTCAAATCAATTGATGATCCTCGCACCCTTAACAAGACTATGTATATCAGACCACCAAAGAATATACTTTCACAGAAAGAAGTAGTTGAAATATGGGAGAGACTATCAAGATTGAACCTAGaaaaaatctacatttctgaagaTGAACTTCTAAATATGGAAG ATAAATCTTATGTGGAGAAGATGAAACGATGTCATCTCTATCATTTTTTTATCAGAGGAGATCTTTACAATTTCGAAATCGGGCCCAATGCTACTGAAGCTACCAAGCTTTATCCAGAAATCAAATACACAACCATGGATTCATATATGAAGCGTTATGTCTAA